A genome region from Fibrobacter sp. includes the following:
- a CDS encoding MFS transporter translates to MVRFISLIGIVDLFGNTTYSGGAAINGMFLASLGASAAAISITGGASEFLNYLTRGLSGFIADRIKNHWSIVFTGYIFNLLAVPAIALTGHWQAAALLILIQGLGRGARKPVIQSMLSFTTGVYGRGWVYGLHTALDYTGRALGPLVIAIILLFTDKFRTGYGLLLIPALLAFVFLTLARVNYPFPSRLELKPSATKKGFTKAYWYYYAAGIFFAAGLTNFELISFHLSESGIARQTVPFFLVLSTASGGIVSLFLGRLYDKRGHSVVLVAVFLSAMFSPFIFLFPANFAIAGILLWGVGQVTQDMLLSSVVASELPRDHRSLAFGLYYTGYGFGWLLGSIATGLLYEQSRFSLVAFAAGMQVLSLPFFVLGHRVRG, encoded by the coding sequence GTGGTCAGGTTCATCTCTTTAATCGGCATAGTCGACCTCTTTGGCAACACCACCTACTCCGGCGGCGCAGCCATAAACGGCATGTTTTTAGCTTCACTCGGGGCAAGCGCCGCTGCAATAAGCATCACCGGAGGAGCCAGCGAATTTTTAAACTACCTGACACGCGGTCTCTCCGGCTTTATCGCAGACAGGATCAAAAATCACTGGTCAATAGTTTTCACCGGCTATATCTTCAATCTACTTGCGGTGCCCGCAATAGCACTCACCGGCCACTGGCAGGCTGCTGCACTCCTCATTCTTATTCAGGGCCTCGGACGCGGTGCCAGGAAACCGGTTATCCAGTCGATGCTGTCGTTTACAACAGGGGTTTATGGCCGGGGATGGGTCTACGGGTTGCATACTGCACTGGATTACACTGGAAGAGCTCTTGGTCCGCTCGTTATCGCCATCATACTTCTTTTTACAGATAAGTTCCGCACCGGATACGGGCTGCTTCTTATTCCCGCACTTCTGGCATTTGTTTTCCTGACACTTGCCCGTGTCAATTACCCCTTCCCTTCCAGGCTCGAACTGAAACCATCGGCGACAAAAAAAGGTTTTACAAAAGCATACTGGTATTACTACGCGGCAGGAATATTCTTTGCCGCCGGCCTGACAAATTTCGAGCTGATCTCATTTCATCTTTCAGAAAGCGGCATCGCACGTCAGACCGTACCGTTTTTCCTGGTCCTGTCAACGGCTTCCGGAGGAATAGTCAGCCTTTTTCTTGGGAGGCTCTATGATAAAAGAGGACACTCTGTGGTCCTTGTGGCTGTTTTCCTTAGCGCGATGTTCTCACCGTTTATCTTTTTGTTTCCCGCAAACTTCGCCATTGCAGGAATTCTTCTATGGGGAGTGGGCCAGGTCACCCAGGACATGCTTCTTAGCTCAGTTGTTGCCTCGGAACTCCCCAGAGATCACCGAAGCCTGGCGTTTGGTCTCTACTATACTGGGTATGGATTCGGATGGCTGCTCGGTTCGATTGCCACAGGGCTCTTGTATGAACAGTCCCGTTTTAGCCTTGTGGCATTTGCCGCGGGTATGCAGGTTCTTTCTCTGCCATTTTTCGTTTTGGGGCACAGGGTGAGGGGGTGA
- a CDS encoding radical SAM protein, with translation MKVKYDSIIGDIHTSDGVLYPPKTLSLHLTDRCNSKCIFCGEDSHSSLTDTVQSKQLISFLDEHDPSEWTAVNIHGGEPTIRPDFINLLSYIRKSGYKTIILQTNALMLGLKEFSRRVHEIGIDIYTVGFHAHESKLMDTLTRIPDSFDRIINGIRSIKKNDNYLRTTTVACSGNYRHLTDICKKGIDEGVDHINISAMQPGGSAFRELDNLLIGYDECRPYIEQAIEYAITHDRKVTLEGFPLCAVPAYSRYYVDWSKQRLNVLYREMRMSNFNEFLTVTTRIKSGPCTNCPCTEKCCGVYKDYVKKIGWKGIGI, from the coding sequence ATGAAGGTCAAATATGATTCGATTATAGGTGATATACACACTTCTGATGGTGTTCTATATCCGCCAAAGACATTAAGCCTTCATCTTACCGATAGATGCAATAGTAAATGCATATTTTGTGGTGAAGATTCACACTCCAGTCTGACTGATACAGTACAGTCAAAACAGCTTATCAGTTTTCTGGATGAACACGATCCATCTGAATGGACTGCAGTAAATATTCATGGCGGGGAACCGACAATCAGACCTGATTTCATAAACTTGCTTTCCTATATCAGAAAATCGGGTTATAAAACCATCATTCTCCAGACAAATGCTTTGATGCTGGGTTTGAAAGAATTTTCCAGACGTGTTCATGAAATCGGAATAGACATTTATACTGTGGGTTTTCATGCTCATGAATCAAAACTTATGGATACTTTAACCAGGATACCAGATAGTTTTGACAGAATAATAAATGGTATACGATCGATTAAAAAAAATGATAACTATTTACGAACAACTACGGTAGCCTGTTCAGGTAATTATAGGCATTTGACTGATATATGTAAAAAAGGAATAGATGAAGGTGTCGATCACATCAATATTTCTGCTATGCAGCCAGGTGGAAGCGCTTTCCGAGAATTAGACAATCTGCTAATAGGTTACGATGAATGCCGTCCATACATTGAGCAAGCAATTGAATATGCTATTACACATGACAGGAAAGTGACTCTTGAGGGATTTCCATTATGTGCGGTTCCAGCATATTCCCGTTACTATGTAGACTGGTCTAAGCAGAGGTTGAATGTATTGTATAGAGAAATGAGAATGAGTAACTTCAATGAATTTCTAACTGTAACAACTCGTATAAAAAGCGGGCCTTGTACAAATTGTCCCTGCACTGAAAAATGTTGTGGTGTTTATAAAGACTATGTAAAGAAAATCGGGTGGAAAGGAATAGGAATCTAA
- a CDS encoding radical SAM protein, translating to MQNAKKMLSIHTTDLCNNRCIFCIVDSPCQTKQQVSREKIDAFLEENRDSGYVAVNLHGGETTTRRDVLDLLEKIQECGYSEIILQTNARKLSDIDFARKVIERGVCLVVVSMHGKDSATHDSITRVSGSFEQAMQGIRNVKTLGASVRTNTVVSKMNQGQIQEIASLLINEGVDHINISALHTAGTAYRNFDQVTPRYRDIESEVVATAVMVDKANVQITLEGFPYCCIRGAENYVIEWENEQFKMLFRSFVYDDYSEMMDRMHRVHGTPCMKCERKSICGGVYKEYAAKIGWSEIGYNYGINMPRVEDVNAIAR from the coding sequence ATGCAGAATGCAAAAAAAATGTTGAGTATTCATACTACTGATTTATGTAATAACAGATGCATATTTTGTATTGTCGATTCTCCTTGCCAGACTAAACAACAGGTAAGCCGCGAAAAAATAGATGCCTTTCTGGAGGAAAACCGTGATTCAGGGTATGTGGCTGTGAATTTACATGGTGGGGAGACAACAACAAGGCGGGATGTTCTTGATTTGCTGGAGAAAATACAGGAATGTGGATATTCTGAGATCATTCTTCAGACAAATGCCCGCAAGTTATCAGATATCGATTTTGCCAGAAAGGTAATTGAACGGGGAGTATGCCTTGTAGTAGTGTCGATGCATGGCAAAGACAGTGCAACTCATGATTCTATAACAAGGGTCAGTGGGAGTTTTGAACAGGCGATGCAGGGTATCCGCAATGTAAAAACACTGGGTGCATCAGTACGGACCAACACTGTTGTATCAAAGATGAATCAGGGTCAGATTCAGGAGATTGCATCTTTATTGATAAATGAAGGAGTTGATCATATTAACATTTCAGCTCTACATACAGCCGGTACAGCTTATCGTAATTTTGATCAGGTAACACCCAGATATCGCGATATAGAATCTGAAGTTGTTGCTACTGCAGTAATGGTTGATAAAGCAAATGTACAAATTACCTTAGAGGGTTTCCCGTATTGCTGTATAAGAGGAGCAGAAAACTATGTGATCGAATGGGAGAACGAACAATTCAAAATGTTGTTTAGGTCGTTTGTTTATGATGATTATTCCGAGATGATGGATCGGATGCATCGGGTTCATGGTACTCCATGCATGAAATGTGAACGTAAATCGATTTGTGGCGGAGTCTATAAGGAATATGCTGCAAAAATTGGGTGGAGTGAGATCGGTTATAATTATGGAATAAATATGCCCAGAGTGGAGGATGTCAATGCGATTGCCAGATAG
- a CDS encoding xylanase: MNTIFKPFLILTVLITVISAQNRSPSYVPPAEPMAKPYADGTFENGMDSWFFWTFAPKLGSFEIVDYKPHSGNYCGRFRIDNVATEIWHVQLQQKNFQIKKNNLYKLEFWARGENGAGILEVVFIKGSPPWTYYSGKKFKLTDEWKPYEMLFTAPSTTTDIQMNFQCAHSKGDYFIDDVVITDAGYLDLKEVPADWYDKAEQRIDSLRKGSFSIKITDAKNTPFNGSVEVHLKRHEFPLGTCLNFAGGDDEQKYRATALRFFNSGVFENALKWEEYEPQKGAPKTKVIDEYLKWGEKNKFPIRGHTLVWGIENYGYQNHWARQGSDQQLRDAIKERITRDLTLYKGKILEYDVWNEPVHETAHFHRLGYDILDSSFVWAHRADPGAKLYINEYSIISGGDAKIYRDMIEGLLKRGVPVHGIGVQGHFQDRANPLDIAAKLDYLAEIGLPIKVTEFDMNVRAMNISEADQAKEYAKVLRTCFSHPAIEGFLFWGFWDARHWCPGAGLYDFDFKARPAADTVYNLIHNVWSTHDTLKVGSDAKVNFRGFYGEYDIVIRDQKGKKIKQEQLFFGKKGEHVHTVSIKK; the protein is encoded by the coding sequence ATGAATACCATCTTTAAACCGTTTCTGATTCTGACTGTACTGATAACAGTGATTTCAGCCCAAAACCGCTCTCCATCATATGTTCCTCCTGCCGAGCCGATGGCAAAGCCCTATGCTGACGGGACATTTGAGAATGGAATGGATAGCTGGTTTTTCTGGACATTTGCTCCGAAACTGGGCAGCTTTGAAATCGTTGACTACAAACCTCACTCCGGCAATTACTGCGGAAGATTCAGGATTGATAATGTCGCCACTGAAATATGGCACGTGCAGCTTCAGCAGAAAAACTTTCAGATCAAGAAGAACAACCTATACAAATTAGAATTCTGGGCCAGAGGTGAAAATGGAGCCGGAATCCTGGAGGTCGTATTTATCAAGGGATCTCCTCCCTGGACATATTACAGCGGTAAGAAATTCAAACTTACCGATGAATGGAAACCTTACGAGATGTTATTTACCGCACCGTCTACAACAACCGATATCCAGATGAATTTTCAGTGTGCGCATTCCAAAGGGGACTACTTTATCGATGATGTAGTTATCACTGATGCCGGTTATCTGGATCTGAAGGAAGTTCCAGCCGACTGGTACGATAAAGCGGAACAGCGCATCGATTCACTCCGCAAAGGCTCGTTTTCGATAAAAATCACGGATGCCAAAAACACTCCGTTTAACGGAAGTGTCGAAGTACACCTGAAACGACATGAGTTTCCCTTGGGTACATGTCTCAATTTTGCAGGTGGTGATGATGAGCAGAAGTACAGGGCAACTGCACTGCGATTTTTCAACAGTGGTGTTTTTGAAAATGCGTTAAAGTGGGAAGAGTATGAACCTCAGAAGGGTGCTCCAAAAACCAAAGTTATCGATGAGTATCTGAAATGGGGTGAAAAGAACAAATTCCCGATACGTGGACACACACTTGTCTGGGGTATCGAAAATTACGGCTATCAGAACCACTGGGCCAGACAGGGAAGTGATCAGCAGCTTCGTGATGCTATCAAGGAGCGAATTACCCGTGATCTTACCCTGTATAAAGGAAAAATACTGGAATATGATGTATGGAATGAGCCGGTACATGAGACGGCGCATTTCCATCGTCTGGGATACGATATCCTCGACTCATCCTTTGTATGGGCACATCGCGCAGACCCCGGAGCAAAGCTTTATATCAACGAGTATTCTATCATCTCAGGTGGTGATGCCAAGATTTACAGGGATATGATCGAGGGTTTACTGAAAAGAGGAGTTCCGGTGCACGGTATCGGCGTACAGGGGCATTTCCAGGACCGGGCGAATCCTCTGGACATTGCCGCAAAACTGGACTACCTTGCGGAAATCGGTTTACCGATAAAGGTAACCGAGTTTGACATGAATGTACGTGCGATGAATATTTCCGAGGCAGACCAGGCCAAGGAATACGCGAAGGTTCTCCGTACCTGCTTTTCTCATCCTGCAATCGAGGGATTCCTGTTCTGGGGATTCTGGGATGCGCGTCACTGGTGCCCCGGAGCTGGTTTGTATGATTTCGACTTCAAGGCCCGTCCTGCAGCAGACACCGTGTACAATCTGATTCATAATGTCTGGTCAACCCATGATACCCTGAAAGTCGGCTCCGATGCCAAAGTCAATTTCAGGGGCTTTTACGGCGAGTACGACATTGTAATCAGAGATCAGAAAGGCAAAAAGATAAAGCAGGAACAGTTGTTTTTTGGGAAGAAAGGGGAGCATGTCCATACAGTGTCAATCAAGAAATAA
- a CDS encoding aspartate aminotransferase family protein, protein MVGKYKTTGHQKTEEFQENARKFIWQFGSSLEKTVQDHGPLIFERTEGNMVYDTDGKAYIDGMSGVWVVNAGHGNSRIIKAIEKQINTMAYALSEEGYSNTVAIKAAEKLISIIPFPMQRVYFTCGGSESVEIALRFARLYHKLTGNPRKYKLIGRRGSYHGATLLAFSVSDYDLFTDAFGPRPSGIIRTAHPYCYRCEFGLCPESCSCECAEDLERVIEQEGSESVAAFIAEPISTASGVAIPPEGYWKRIRQICDRHGILLIADEIVTGFGRTGKLFGMEHFNTAPDIMLFAKALTSGYSPLGAVVMNEKIASSVPPAAFLVPGYTFASHPVSCAAALANINCIVEEGLADNAAEVGDYLLSRLKHDLADHPFTGDIRGKGLLVCLELVQDRVTKRQFSHDSPFVDILTSLMRSRGLFLRLKSDHLHIAPPLTISRHEADRIADIVVSSLQELPGLLKSMPKRQNSLKLLQKHTV, encoded by the coding sequence ATGGTAGGTAAGTATAAAACCACAGGGCATCAGAAGACTGAAGAATTTCAGGAGAATGCCCGGAAATTTATATGGCAATTCGGATCAAGTCTTGAAAAGACAGTTCAGGACCATGGCCCTTTGATCTTTGAGCGTACAGAAGGGAATATGGTTTACGATACAGACGGGAAGGCATATATCGATGGAATGTCGGGTGTATGGGTGGTTAATGCAGGGCATGGAAATTCAAGGATCATCAAAGCCATAGAGAAGCAGATTAATACAATGGCGTATGCTCTTTCAGAGGAAGGATACTCCAACACTGTTGCAATTAAAGCAGCAGAAAAACTCATATCAATAATTCCTTTTCCAATGCAACGGGTATATTTTACCTGTGGAGGATCGGAATCTGTAGAAATTGCATTGCGTTTTGCCCGTTTGTACCACAAATTAACCGGTAACCCCAGAAAGTATAAGCTGATTGGACGTCGTGGTTCATACCATGGTGCTACTCTTCTGGCGTTTTCAGTTTCAGATTATGATCTCTTTACCGATGCTTTTGGCCCGCGCCCTTCTGGAATAATTCGTACTGCCCATCCATACTGTTACCGCTGTGAATTTGGACTCTGTCCCGAATCATGCAGTTGTGAATGTGCTGAAGATCTTGAAAGAGTAATTGAACAAGAGGGAAGTGAAAGTGTTGCAGCGTTTATTGCTGAACCGATTTCTACTGCCAGCGGCGTTGCCATTCCTCCGGAAGGGTATTGGAAAAGAATCCGGCAGATCTGTGATAGACATGGAATCTTGTTGATTGCAGATGAAATTGTAACAGGGTTTGGCCGCACCGGGAAGCTCTTTGGAATGGAGCATTTTAATACCGCCCCGGATATTATGCTTTTTGCAAAAGCTCTTACCTCTGGATATTCTCCTCTGGGTGCAGTTGTGATGAACGAGAAGATTGCTTCGAGTGTACCACCAGCGGCATTTCTTGTTCCCGGGTACACGTTCGCAAGTCACCCCGTTTCCTGTGCAGCCGCTCTGGCTAATATCAATTGTATCGTAGAAGAAGGTTTGGCGGATAATGCAGCAGAGGTTGGGGATTATCTGTTGTCTCGTTTGAAGCATGACCTTGCTGATCATCCGTTCACAGGTGATATCCGTGGAAAAGGATTATTGGTTTGTCTGGAGCTTGTACAGGATAGAGTGACAAAACGCCAATTCAGTCATGATTCACCTTTTGTTGATATTTTGACTTCTTTAATGCGTTCACGGGGGCTCTTTTTGCGCCTGAAAAGTGATCATCTTCATATTGCACCACCACTTACAATAAGTAGACATGAAGCGGATCGGATTGCTGACATAGTTGTTTCGAGTTTGCAGGAATTGCCAGGGTTGTTAAAAAGTATGCCCAAAAGGCAAAACAGCCTCAAATTACTCCAGAAGCATACAGTTTGA
- a CDS encoding nucleotidyltransferase family protein, whose amino-acid sequence MKALILAAGKGQRIRPLTDEVNKCMLLLNGKPILEHVINRCCQVPLIDEILIVVGYRAEDIINHFGISYYGTKISYIIQREQKGLVDAILCAKSMVKESDFFLLLGDEIVIGSDYEKFISEAIKKQNICTIGVASVSDISRIKKTYTLLHDESRRVFRLIEKPSRPLNNLIGTGHVLFKNAIFDYIESVLVNPVRGEKELPDLIQAAIDAGEKVYYSCLCSHYINVNELADLKLAEELLISDQLNRIQEDCTTLANIRYRCQRDK is encoded by the coding sequence ATGAAGGCGCTTATTTTAGCTGCAGGAAAGGGCCAGAGGATTCGACCATTAACCGATGAAGTTAACAAGTGTATGCTTTTGTTAAATGGCAAACCCATTCTTGAGCATGTAATTAATAGATGCTGTCAGGTTCCACTGATTGATGAGATATTGATTGTTGTTGGATATCGTGCTGAGGACATAATCAATCATTTTGGTATCTCCTATTATGGTACAAAAATATCATACATAATTCAGCGTGAACAAAAAGGACTGGTTGACGCGATTCTGTGTGCTAAGTCGATGGTAAAGGAGAGTGATTTTTTTCTCCTGTTAGGTGATGAGATCGTTATCGGTTCAGATTATGAGAAATTTATTTCCGAAGCAATAAAAAAACAGAATATCTGCACAATTGGTGTTGCATCTGTGTCGGATATATCACGGATTAAAAAAACATATACTCTGCTTCATGATGAATCGCGGAGAGTTTTTCGCCTGATTGAAAAACCATCACGGCCACTAAATAATCTGATTGGTACAGGTCATGTATTGTTCAAGAATGCGATTTTTGATTACATAGAAAGTGTCCTGGTAAATCCGGTCCGGGGTGAGAAGGAACTTCCTGACCTGATTCAAGCTGCAATTGATGCTGGGGAGAAGGTCTACTATTCCTGTCTTTGTTCTCATTATATAAATGTCAATGAACTGGCAGATTTGAAGCTGGCTGAGGAGCTTCTGATATCAGACCAATTGAATAGAATCCAGGAAGATTGTACTACTTTGGCAAATATCAGGTATCGTTGCCAGAGAGACAAGTAA
- a CDS encoding ABC transporter ATP-binding protein produces the protein MEEQAEKEKVIEDGIRLSSQLRDYIDILEREFNHKDMPRRLQALALNGLKLTTGRSIEELKSISDEWKRNIEDCSGGNDTAVLRDKSEEWIEVLEKLLRFVNLVPAEAKRILPTQQTDKDIDSYFSGDSHLLIQECIDWFRNFSGKQKNPETVSVRGTLSNSSSLGMINPSSAALELICLKKSYDSRIVLNEINLKVAQGECFGLLGPNGAGKTTLIECLEGIRQFDSGAVTVLGHRLEPNKTGLPRSLRSILGVQVQFTGFYPLLTVGETIRLFAGLYRSVPSFFELMERLDLWQIEKTRVQHLSGGQFQRLSLAIALLHDPRLVFLDEPTTGLDPSVKRMLWDVILEFRRKGRTVFLTTHDMAEAEHLCSRVAIMAGGKIIQEGVPAQLISEYIGERTIELTVHGTVTREEIAILPGVKSYWTVESKVVMNSTDERATLSALCDVSFANGKVEGIIVRKGSLEDVFLKLTKGKMA, from the coding sequence ATGGAAGAGCAAGCTGAGAAAGAAAAAGTAATAGAGGATGGAATTCGATTGAGTTCCCAGTTACGTGATTATATCGATATACTTGAACGGGAGTTTAATCACAAAGATATGCCTCGACGACTCCAGGCATTGGCCTTAAATGGTCTGAAATTAACGACTGGTCGCAGTATCGAGGAATTGAAGAGTATTTCAGATGAATGGAAAAGAAATATAGAGGACTGCAGCGGTGGTAATGATACTGCTGTGCTCAGGGATAAAAGCGAGGAGTGGATTGAAGTTCTTGAAAAACTGCTGCGGTTTGTAAACCTTGTGCCCGCTGAAGCAAAGAGAATACTTCCGACTCAGCAGACTGACAAGGATATTGACAGTTATTTTTCAGGGGACAGCCATCTTTTAATACAGGAATGTATTGACTGGTTCAGGAATTTCTCCGGGAAACAAAAAAATCCGGAGACGGTTTCTGTCAGGGGGACTCTGTCGAACAGCTCTTCTCTGGGAATGATTAATCCTTCATCTGCAGCACTGGAGTTGATCTGTTTAAAAAAATCCTACGATTCCAGAATTGTGCTCAATGAAATAAATTTAAAGGTTGCTCAAGGAGAGTGCTTTGGGTTGCTGGGACCAAATGGAGCTGGAAAGACAACCTTAATTGAGTGCCTTGAGGGTATACGTCAATTTGACAGTGGAGCTGTTACAGTTCTTGGACATAGGCTGGAACCAAACAAAACAGGTCTACCCCGATCGCTGAGGTCAATTCTCGGTGTACAGGTCCAGTTTACAGGTTTTTATCCGCTTCTTACAGTTGGAGAAACGATCAGGCTGTTTGCGGGTTTATATCGGAGTGTTCCGTCTTTTTTCGAACTCATGGAGAGACTGGATCTCTGGCAGATCGAAAAGACCAGAGTTCAGCATTTATCCGGCGGGCAATTTCAGCGACTTTCCCTTGCGATTGCTTTATTGCATGATCCCAGGCTTGTATTTCTTGATGAACCTACCACAGGGCTGGATCCGTCTGTTAAAAGGATGCTTTGGGATGTGATTCTTGAATTTCGCAGAAAAGGACGTACTGTTTTCCTTACTACCCACGATATGGCAGAGGCTGAACATTTGTGCAGCAGAGTCGCGATTATGGCAGGAGGAAAAATTATCCAGGAGGGTGTCCCCGCCCAGCTTATTTCTGAATATATTGGTGAACGGACAATTGAATTAACTGTCCATGGGACTGTAACCAGAGAGGAAATTGCCATTCTTCCAGGTGTAAAAAGTTATTGGACAGTTGAGTCAAAAGTTGTGATGAATTCCACTGATGAGCGGGCTACATTATCAGCATTGTGTGATGTGTCTTTTGCGAACGGGAAAGTTGAAGGAATAATAGTCAGGAAGGGAAGTCTTGAGGATGTATTTCTAAAACTGACCAAAGGGAAAATGGCATGA
- a CDS encoding DUF1622 domain-containing protein: MLGILIIGADALYIVIISLVHLFSGKDRRSIYRVARIDLSRAILLGLEFLVAGDIIRTVAVVPTFSSVGLLAAVVLIRTFLSFSLEIEISGKLPWKRGSEHLS, encoded by the coding sequence ATGCTCGGCATTCTGATTATCGGGGCAGATGCCCTGTATATTGTCATTATCTCCCTCGTTCATCTATTCAGTGGAAAAGACAGGAGAAGCATCTATCGGGTGGCCAGAATTGACCTGAGCAGAGCGATTCTACTCGGTCTGGAATTCCTTGTTGCCGGAGACATTATCAGAACTGTCGCAGTGGTGCCCACTTTCTCCAGTGTCGGCTTGCTTGCCGCAGTCGTTCTTATCAGAACCTTTCTGAGTTTCTCTCTTGAGATAGAGATAAGCGGAAAACTGCCCTGGAAAAGAGGTTCAGAACATTTGAGTTGA
- a CDS encoding radical SAM protein → MDKIILLGSPGERPFYMRTNIPPLSLGVLQGYLCENGFDVITHDLNVSLARQIKELSKEKFTILYDKDLFLNSIQYSMKDQYAFLIRNLLRDIDFSNGKLVGISLGSNYSFFEIHTGFLIGKYLKEKYDTTIVFGGENVEYLYNFRESFHELWSVVCKIFPYIIFGPGEKVLVRMADSLFKSGKVIQPEALPGVVYYKGDIVVCNTPDEPSLTRPDFSGLPLSYYSTCIDNSISDNRRNNLNHIQFFKWPFPHTLRASAMNRFCLPVEKRKEVTFIPYIFNYNCPFKCAFCVQSNPSRHEVITKDPENVVDDLAIMMEKYKSPYFYFFNNTFNSSPGFVKKFHSKVTKRKLELYWSDCARFNNLDENLIRMMYESGCRKLIFGFETGSEKLLRMIDKRLDLNHAEKIIRLCSKQGIWVDLEVIIGLPHEFDEDFQATCDFILKNREYINTFAVNRYFVVPSSLIGMKPDKFGIELIKNRFEYEDILKRNKDHLLQVRNERCEKVSVGNFRIYSFKEVNGRSVEQVEIDTDRHFSKVMDLYKSLSITDEIRLCNLHLALKRKQKQTVIVSG, encoded by the coding sequence ATGGATAAGATAATTTTACTGGGAAGTCCTGGCGAGCGGCCATTCTATATGCGGACTAATATACCACCGCTTTCATTGGGTGTACTGCAGGGGTATCTCTGTGAAAATGGATTCGATGTTATAACTCATGACTTGAATGTTTCTCTTGCCAGGCAGATAAAAGAACTGAGCAAGGAAAAATTCACAATCCTGTATGATAAGGACCTTTTTCTCAATAGTATCCAATACTCAATGAAAGATCAATATGCTTTTCTCATAAGAAATTTGCTGAGAGACATTGATTTTTCAAATGGAAAACTGGTTGGTATATCACTTGGTTCGAATTATTCCTTTTTTGAAATACACACAGGGTTTTTGATTGGGAAGTATTTAAAGGAAAAGTATGATACCACAATTGTTTTTGGTGGAGAAAATGTTGAGTATCTTTATAATTTCAGAGAATCGTTTCATGAGCTCTGGAGTGTAGTATGTAAGATTTTCCCCTACATCATTTTTGGACCGGGAGAAAAAGTCCTTGTCCGAATGGCAGATTCGCTGTTTAAATCCGGGAAGGTAATTCAACCGGAAGCTCTACCTGGAGTTGTTTATTATAAAGGTGATATAGTTGTTTGTAATACACCCGATGAACCATCTCTCACAAGGCCTGATTTTTCTGGTTTACCATTATCTTACTATTCAACATGCATAGATAATTCTATCAGTGACAACAGAAGGAATAATCTTAACCATATTCAGTTTTTTAAATGGCCCTTTCCCCATACTTTACGTGCATCTGCAATGAACAGATTCTGTTTACCAGTTGAAAAAAGGAAAGAGGTCACTTTTATCCCCTATATTTTTAACTACAACTGTCCTTTTAAATGTGCTTTCTGTGTGCAAAGTAATCCTTCAAGACATGAAGTAATTACAAAAGATCCGGAGAATGTTGTTGATGATTTAGCAATAATGATGGAAAAATACAAGTCTCCTTATTTTTACTTTTTCAATAATACATTCAATAGTTCGCCAGGTTTTGTAAAAAAATTTCATTCCAAGGTTACAAAAAGAAAGTTAGAGTTGTACTGGAGTGATTGTGCGAGGTTTAACAACCTTGATGAAAATCTTATTCGAATGATGTATGAATCAGGTTGTAGAAAACTAATCTTCGGGTTTGAGACCGGGAGTGAAAAACTACTGCGAATGATAGATAAACGACTCGATCTTAATCATGCTGAAAAAATAATCAGACTTTGTTCAAAGCAGGGAATCTGGGTTGATCTTGAAGTTATAATCGGTTTGCCACATGAATTTGATGAGGATTTTCAGGCAACTTGTGATTTTATTCTGAAAAACCGTGAATATATCAATACATTTGCTGTAAATCGCTATTTTGTTGTCCCCTCATCACTGATTGGGATGAAACCTGATAAATTCGGGATAGAGTTGATTAAAAACAGGTTTGAATATGAAGACATTCTGAAAAGGAATAAGGATCATTTGTTACAGGTAAGGAATGAACGGTGTGAAAAAGTCTCAGTCGGTAATTTCAGGATCTATTCCTTCAAAGAGGTAAACGGAAGATCTGTGGAGCAGGTAGAGATTGATACCGACAGGCATTTTTCGAAGGTAATGGATTTGTATAAGTCATTAAGTATTACTGATGAGATTCGTCTGTGTAATCTTCATCTGGCACTGAAACGAAAACAAAAACAAACGGTTATTGTATCTGGCTGA